CTGTTGCAAACACTTACGGCTCTATTGTTGcataaggagggcaggaggtctggtctagagggtagagcctcccttagcccgaagataacatctgaaggtcgccagttcgaggcagctccatgaatggtgagaccttgaagcagctgacaagttgagctgagttagtccacctgctctttggtctTGGCtccccttcaagtgagagatgaaggaggcaactgggggccagaagtgataccagacagTGAAATGAtaccatctgaaatgttgtgcagttctttaaagacagaacctttctgttattgtaaaaatcccctcgggggtttagagatagcctgcctatgtgaactgccttgaataaagtcagaggagtaatccgatgaccagaaaggcagtatataaataccagtattatgaCAAGCCTCACTGGCTTTTTCTTCGCTCCTGGTGGGAAAGTCAGTGCTTAATTTCGTGTCTGTGTCTTTTAAAAGGTCACAATCAAAACGGAAAAACAAATCGTCAAGCAAAAGAAGCAGGTCTCCCAGAGAAAAAAGGAGTCGAAGTCCCCAGCACCTGATTGCCAGAGTTAAGCAGGTAATTGACATTGCAGGTTGGGGACACAGAGGACCTTAGGAAATAAAACAGAGATGAACAGAAGTGCCAGTGAGTATTGGGTATGGTATGTTGAGCAAACATTAGAGCTACTAGCAAGTTAACTCTGTTAGCTTAACTACTGTAATTAAAAACCAGATGTCTATGACATGACAACTGATCAAATTTCCTTTCCCATAACTATGTGTGCATATAAAAAGCCAGATTTGCTTAGTGAGAGAATATTATTATTTGTGCAATCTAAACAATTTAAGAAGTTGTATTGTGATCCTTTCAGGTATTAGTGGCCTGATAGTGATTTCTGAGATAGttgaaatacaggtataacctaattattcacagatttttcacctgtggttttatattaacatgatgagaagggcctttaatttaaaggaaaaaagtccgtTAACAGTAGTCTCTCATTAGTGTAGGAGAGGGCAGCCTACAGATAATCCATCAAGTATTCTCTCTTCTGGtacttagaacagtttcactcccaggcaagctccttccccctgagcatgtgaaagaatgctagtGATTATCTCCtctgatgaagggaggggtcctaTGCAGAGATAATGATTCTGCCTGAGGGTCTGTCCTACATTataaagatcagcaaggctgtttttaaattgctgagtaacaggatatttttaaaatagatttccTATAATGTAATTTTTGGGTGGGTGCTGGGAACTGAACCTTCCTGGATACCTCCtagatactgagactcaacctgtaatggcTTTGCTTTCTCAAATAGCCTTTGCTCTACAACTGTTGTCAACATACCATACCAGTTCATTGTTGCAGTAACAAAATTTAAATATTGCAGTCCTAAAAATATACTTGGAAACATTTGACATCTATTTTCCTGAATTAGATTTTTGACTGGCTGCTGTTTCACTGTTGTAGGAGCGAGAGGATCGTGCTCGAAAGGGACATGAAGAAAGGCAGCGCAACCACTCTGAACCGGAGCGTAGGCGGGAGAGGAGTGGCGACAGTGATGGGCACCGGGACCATTCAAGCCGAAGGAAACCCCATCACAAGCAGCCTGGCAGTCGTGCCAGGGAAAGGGAAACCCATCATCTCCAGGAACAGGAAGCACAGAGGGAACTTTATAACGAGCGACGGCGTGACCATCGTCAGCAGATAGAAGCAAGTGGCGATGAGGAGAACCGAGATGCAGGGAGGCCTGACAGCAAGAGTGCAGACAAAGAGAAGCCAAGCTTTGAACTGTCCGGTGCACTTTTGGAGGATACCAACACTTTCCGAGGTGTTGTGATCAAATACACCGAACCCCCGGAAGCACGCATTCCAAAGAAACGGTGGCGTTTGTATCCTTTTAAGAACGACGAGGTTCTACCAGTTATGTACATTCACAGGCAGAGTGCCTACCTGCTGGGGAGACACCGACGCATTGCTGATATCCCCATTGACCATCCCTCTTGCTCCAAGCAACATGCTGTCTTTCAGTACCGGTAAGTCTTTGTCCACATGAAGGGAAGGGGGACAAGCCACTTAGGAGTCCCTGTGAACTGTGAATGACTGTTAATTCTGAAGTAGATGTTTAAAGACCAAAGTACACATTGCATTAAATGTGGTGTTTGGCCGTAAATAGAAACTAATGAGGGGTTGGTTGAGACTGTGGCATTAACaaagtggtgggccactgtgagatacaggaaactggactaggtgggcctttggcctgatccagcaggactcttcttatgttcttatgtaaagagtAGTTTACCCATTTCCTTCAGGCTTGGATCCTGATTAAAATGCCTCAATCCCAAGCTACTATTTGCCTTGAAAAGGCAATCCCACTTACACTAATGTATGTTCTGCCGAACAGAATGAATGGTTGGCATGTGTTTGAAAGTAGTGCCACCACAGTGCCTAGGCCATTGTGCCCTGGCTTGCTGCAGTCCACGCCTCTACCCAGTTGAAGGAGAGAACATAGTGACCAAGGCAAGATCTTTCCCTCCCTTGCTGGAGTTGCAGTGCAACTCTGTTCTGACTCTATGTGGCTGGACTACAGTTCTTCAAAGCAAGAGTACATAAATATTTGGCAAGCTATAGCAATGGTTGGAATTTACTCAAAGGGAGCATCCTTACCATGTTTAGCAAGCTATAGCAATGGCTGGAGTTTACTCAGAGGGAGCATCCTTGGTTTGTATGTGGGAAACACTGCTAAATGCTGATAGCTATTGAGGAAGgaatgagggcaggaggtctggtctagagggcagagcctccgtttgcctgaagataacattcacaggtcgccagttccgggccaccggcaccatgaatgatgagaccttgaagcagctgacaagccgagccgagttattccacctgctctttggtgtgagcgaagaagcatcttggctgccctccatgtgagagatgaagaaactgcttgtcagcttgcgtgggaggaaaccggaggccagaatgtgataccagatcaaaaagatccatctgaattgttgtggttcttgaaagatagaacctttcttcgattgtaaaaatccctatggggatttagaacagcctgcccatgtaaaccgccttgaataaagtctgaggagaaatctgacgaccaagaaaggcggtatataaatacatgtattattattattaatggttgGCCACTATGCTTAAGGCAAGACATGGCTCACAGTtctgaatgggggagggagagagatttgCAACACTCTTACTGTTGGAGTcatcagatccccccccccacttgcttaCTTGCATGGAGTGCATTGTCCCTGTGGGGGTGATGGAATAGTAGTTTCAGTTGCTTGTGGAGTCCTCCTTGGACTGTGTACCTGTATTAAGAATTCTAACAAATGTTAGTGAAGTGTTCTACCCCTTTTGAGAGGCAGCAGGCTGTTTGTGCCTTGTCTTTCATAGTTCCCATCATGAAATTTCTCCCATATGTGCTCTAAAGGCAGAAAGATAGAGCCTCATACAGTATATACTGTCATATCAGTTATGGTCTCCGTAGCAGGGGTTTATATATTGGGGTGAGTGTGTTGTCATTGGGTGCAGTTAGGCTGAATCTTGGACTTCAAGAGGGGTCAAGGTAGGTaaagcaggaggcagggatggcAGTAGTTTTCTTGGTATTGGAATGTCTGAGTAGGGTCTAGGATTGAACGCAAGTCTGCACCTTGCTTCTGTGCTGACAGAACTGTTCCACCAGCATAGCATTTGTTATTTGCTATTGCAGTGGTATAAGAGACTTCCACCAAATCCACATCTGCTACAAGTTGGAGCACTAGACTGCACCCTAACTATCATTGTAAAGAAAGTACCCTTTACCTTAAAGCTTTCTCTGCATGTCTCTTCTTTTGTCTCTCATTTTTAGTTTGTTTTAGTTTCCCCAAGTTGGAATAAGTACTCCTGTTTGTATGCCTGCTTTGTGTTCTCTAACGCTGCAGTCCtataacacttacctgggagtaagccccaatgactataatgggacttctaagtgaacatgcataggattgggctctaacactgcaaacctatacacacttatccaATTGAATGTCCTATTGAATTTAGTGGTACtttcttctgagtggacatgcaaaAGATCAGACTGTTAGTAATAGTGCATATGGAGGTTTGAAAGCCAGGGCGGGCCTTTATCAGTAGCTTCTAAAGGGTTGCTGGTGGTGTGATAGAAGGCAGCTTGTTTTGATTCTTGGATGACCACACCAAATGGATTGCTATCATTTAAACAAAAATGGAAAGGAATTGTTTGTTTTAAGATGGTCCCCACAAGTCCATGGAGTTGCTATATGAAATCCATAGTGACTAAAGAACATTTAAATAAAGCAAAAAGAAGCATGGTTGACTGGCAATTTGAGCCCAGGTCTCCCTGATCTTAGTTCAGCGACATCTTAGTTAACTGCTACATCTCACACATACTGGCTTCATGCTGTTCATTAATGTGAACCTGTGTTTCTTGCAAGGCTTGTGGAATACACCCGCCCAGATGGCACTAAGGGTCGGAAAGTAAAACCCTACATTATTGACCTCGGCTCAGGCAATGGCACATTTCTCAATAACCAGCGCATTGAGCCTCAGCGCTACTACGAACTGAAAGAAAAGGATGTACTGAAATTTGGGTTCAGCAGCAGGGAGTATGTTCTCCTTCATGAGTCATCAGATACTTCAGAAGCAGGccagaaggaggaagaagaggaggaggaagaagaggagtcTACCTGACAGCAGCTGGTAAGGAGACTGGACTGCAACTGAACTGGAGTCCTCAGTGTAGATGCTGAAACATTGCTGCACCAGTGCCTCTTACTGCCTTAATGTTTGCTCTCTTTTGCCAGTCATCTTGCTTATTTTGGGAGCTCCTAAACACACTAGCTGTGTTGATGGTTATGGGCATAGAAAAGCCAACCCATAAAGAAAAAGATGCTTTTCAGTACCAGGGTGCTTTTGATGCCCAGATGGcatagcagcagtggtgctggaactCTTCAGTGCATGTTAATTTTCAGATATGCAAAATAAACCACACTGGGGCCACCTCAAACAAAGAACCCCCAAAAACTTGTTTTGCTTGCAAACTATTTAATAGATGTTAATTTTTCTTTTAGAGTTCAGGAATAAACAAAGcctgatgtattttttttaatgtttctagtGGTTTGGTTTTTTCTTGTAAAGGAATTGGCTAAAATTCATATTACTTTCTTTGGGTCATGTTAGCAGTTCTGTACAAAAGACATTTCAGGGATGTAGTTTGCAGGTCCCAAGCAGTGCAGTTTGGAATGATAAAGGAAGATTcttctgtgtcctttttttcctggctttgTACCTTTAAGGTAAAATGGGAATTTGTGTGGGTTTCTCAGAATGCTTGTACTGACCTGTGACTATATTTTTGGTTATTTGGTGCATATTTTTCAACAAAATATTAAACAGATTCCTTTGTTTATAGATGTTAATCCCTTTGTttcatttttggcaggaggcagaTGGTGTATTAATTGCGGGGAAGGAGCAAGAGATTTTCACACTAACACTTTTGTGCCCTGAACATTGCACAAGTTTCTATTGCTGCCATTTTGAGTATTAGTTACCTTGCAATAAAGGAAACAGAACTCGCTGTACTTCGGTTAGTGACTTTCCACTGCCCCACACTTTCTGAGAGCACTTCCTGTTTACATAAACATGGGgatgtgtgtgtaggattgtgtgCACCTGTCTAGAACTGTTATAGGCACACTAGGCTAAAGTTTATCATGTAAATATGGGGCCAAAATCCATATTTTGAAACAGTAGGTGATGGATACCGTTCTGGGCAACAACATAACCTTTACCATAGTCCtgaattttttaattttattttttttaaataaaggactTGTAAATTGAAATTTTCTGTTTGGTGTCAGTTTCTTTTGCCCAGAGTGGATAAAGATTCTTAAAATATTATTAGTAAAGTGCAGGGAAATAGTAAAGGTAGGGTTGTAGAGCTCTCTCTTCTGTGTACTTCACAACTTCATTCTTCTATATGAAGTAGCCATGCAACAGAAACATAAAGTGGGTAAGAAATCTATTCCCATGGACTGTAGTCTTCAGCCATACTGAAGGGTGCTGGCTATTCCTTGTAGCCCCAGCCTTATTAGGCAAGGCCAAAGCCTTTCTTTCCTGAGTGGTGACAGGGAGAGAGTGCTGCTGCTACCTACCGGAATCACAatggactagatcagtggttctcacacatttagcaccaggacccactttttagaatgagaatctgtcaggaccctccggaaatgatgtcacgaccagaagtgaaatcttcaagcagaaaatttaacaatcctaagctgcaatcctacctacgcttacccaggagtaagtcccattgattacacaggccaacacacattttgcttccttaaatattacaccaattcctgggtatatttagggtgctgattccaaaaatggcatccgttttgccctatcacgtctagttttggagacacggcatagcctctctactgaatggttcaagcagattcttcctgaggaagcctacaccatggcttcctcatgaggaagttgcttgaaccattcactaatgaggctatactatatctccaaaactagacgtgatagggcaaaacggatgccatttttggaatcggcaccccaaattcatatcaaaccaccataaagtttgggaaaaacttttctgaccctcaattttttaGGCCTGAGTATATATAGTAGCTAAAAAGTAGTATAGTATAGTAGCTAAAAAGAGTATATATAGTAgctaattaattaatatattaattagatttataattaattataattaatattaattaataattataataattataatactagtctaatatattaaaaataaaatattgaaatgaatggggacccacctggaattggcctgcaacccacctagtgggtcctgacccacagtttgagggtCAGTTTGAGTTGGACTAGATCacggatgtcaaacttgttttatacagagggctgaagttagcattcacagtgcctgctgagggtcagaagtgagatcattaagcagatgatggccagaaaactTCGTTCTTAcataaactcattagctgcaaatgtcagaagagaaaaggtgcaaatcttgttcctaCTTTCAAGATTTGAGAGAGCCCAATCAAGCTGGAAGAACCCAGTTATAATggaggctggataaattgcttctcgGGGCTGCATCCAgactgcaggccttatgtttgacacccctggacctCTCCATGGAGTTCCCAAATCTTAACTCCTGTCTTTTCTGTATACAGTTCACAACTGTTGAATAGACTATTCCCCATGCTTGATATGCTGCAATTGTGCAGTTTATGCATATTTAATGGAAACTTGGATGTGTGGGAATAAAACTCCACTTTGAAACACAGTACTGTATAGTATATGCCTGAACCAGGAAATATCCTGCCCCAAGAAGGGCAAAGCCTCGGTGAGAACTCCTGCCCCTTTTGGTGGGCAAATGCTGCTGGGATTTCTCACAATCCAGGTAGGGATTGTGCCTAGCTTGGCTTGTGCCACAAATAAAGCCCTGGATTGTAGTGATTGTGTTGCAAATCCCATATGAGCTGAACCCTACAGATGTATTTTCCCATGAAATTGTTGCACGTGGTTTAAGCCCTAGTAACTAACTCTTGAAATCAACTTATTTATACTCTTGAATTCATCTTGGTTCCAAGGTTTCTACCATCAGCATTCCCACTTCTGACTAATCATAGCAAGCCACCCAGTGCCAACACCAGTGGGCCAGTGTGAACCAATCAGGGGGATATACAACCAGTAAATggttgatccccccccccccgtattttcCAACACCACAcacctttgactataatggagcttacttccgagcagacatgcctaggactgggctctggctgcagtcctatccacacataccttgGAGTAAGCACCATATTAactacaatagggcttacttccgagcagacgtgcctaggactgggctctgaggctgcaatcctccccaccctttcctgggagtaagcctcactgagcacaacggggcttactcccgagtagacatgcctggggcTTGAGCCCCGTAAGCGATCATCGCGGCTGCAGCCGGTgcactccagcctgccctctccccgcccagctGCCCCGGAAGGAAGGCGGTGCGGCGGCCGGGACTCCTCTGCTGCCCCCGGCGGCTCCGTTCGGCATCGCTCGCTCCCAGCCCGCCCAGCCCaggccttcctccttctcctcctcctcctcttcccagcgTCGGTTCCCCCGCaggctccttcctgccttccttccctccctgcgcGGCGATGGCGGCGCTCCACGGGGCGGCCACCAAGGCGGGCGCCCCTCCGCAGATCCCGGACACCCGCCGCGAGCTGGCCGAGCTGGTCAAGCGCAAGCAGGAGCTGGCGGTGGGTGCGGGAGGCCGGGAGGGGTCGCTTCTGGGGTGGCCTCCCCGGGCAGGGCATCCCCCTGCCGCCCGCTGCGCCCTGCAGAGCGCACCGGTTGCGCGCCGCCTTGCGCGCGCCCTGGTGCCCCCAGGTGGGCAAGTGGGGGGCCCGATCCCCGCTAGCCCCGCTcagctctcccctctcccccctgcaGGAGACGCTGGCCAACCTGGAGCGCCAGATCTACGCCTTCGAGGGCAGCTACCTGGAGGACACACAGATGTACGGGAACATCATCCGCGGTTGGGACCGTTACCTgaccaaccagaagtgagtcAGCCGCATCCACCCCACCCACTCCCGTTGGGGAGCGTCCTTCAGGAGGACTAGCGCCTTGGCTTGtacctgggtcagggtttgggtgTTCAGCCTTGCAGAATTGCAGGGCCTTCAAGAGGAGCTtgattgggggggtggggggatggacaATGTCTTTTATGGTCCTTCCCAAAAGGGGAAAAGAGGGAGAAACAGAATGGTTGTGGGGAGGGGTtcaacagggtgggggagggtgaatcatgggggcaggcagaatggttGTGGGGCTGATTCAACAGGGTGTGGTGGAGGGTGAgtgatggggcaggcagaatAGTTGCAGGGAGGGATTCaacaggttgggggagggtgagtcatggggcaggcagaatgatTGTGGGGAGGGATTCAGCAGGATGGGGCAAGGGTAGgtgatggggcaggcagaatggttGTGGGGAGGGATTCagcaaggggagggtggcagtAACCAGAAAAGTCTTTTTTGGGGCCTCATGTCTACTGCACTTCcggatgcagagcccaggtctacctgcccggtGACAGCAGCAGCTAGATGCAGCaatagagaaaatcaaacacactcctaaatctctctaaaatcttctaaatagagaaaatcattgcagaaaattagcatcatcctatttaggctcacaccagaatggcAAGTGTCCTGTGTGTCCCAAAACatccttctgcagcagccatgTCCCTGAGCTTGATACGCTCCTTCTTGGCAAACAGATCCATTAccagtctcctactgctgtttgttgtgtggcATTGCCACTTCCAGGCAGTGGGGGGTCTGGGAGTCCTTCTGGACACCACCACAAGTAGTGgaacttgtaccactggttgagaaacacctgctttgtgtgtgctttttgcatgttcAGAAAGCCCTTCCATTCGCCCTGAACCTCCCTCAGGCCTCCCTCTCTCTGAATCCTTGGAAAGCAATAGTCAACCAGAGCAGATAATACCGGGCTAGGTGGACTaatgcagcatttcccaaactgtgggttgtgagcctatGTGTGCTGAGCTCAGTGCAGTGCTCCCCGTAATGCTGCAATACCTTatgggaggccccagaggccacttctgggtcatgccgaGCCCGTGACCTCTGTTGGCCTCTGTGGTCCCCCGAATGCCCCTCAGAAGTGACCagacgcaacttctggtttgcggattcaacttctggttgcttccaagGGGCATTTTGGAATCCATGGGGGCCTGGTGTGTGTGATctggaagcagcctctggggcCGCCCGTGTGTTGGGCCCAGCACACATGGAGTCATGATCCACTGTGAAGGTCAAGGTTGGTTGTGGccctgaaaagtttgggaacagctggacTAAGGTATAGAAAGCAGTATTCTGTGTTCATGGCTTCTCCACTGATTCTCCTTCAAAATGTGAGAAGAGCCCTTCCAAAGACCATTCTGTTTCTCCCTGTGACCCATTATACCCCTGTGGGCTTCTGGGTAGCCCACACGAGCAAGAGGTGAAGACATACAGCTCTCCCAACATTGCTTGCCAGCATCTGGTAATTGGaggactgctgccactgaacctggaggatGGATGGCATGTTACCATTGTGACCAGTAGTTGTCCTCCATGAGTTTGTTTCATTCCCCTTTTAATCCTCTCTCATGGGAGAGGCTCTTTCCCCTGAAGCAAGGACCCTTCTAGTGGAACTGTGTGCTCAAGTCTTTTTATCGCATC
This sequence is a window from Tiliqua scincoides isolate rTilSci1 chromosome 10, rTilSci1.hap2, whole genome shotgun sequence. Protein-coding genes within it:
- the SNIP1 gene encoding smad nuclear-interacting protein 1: MEEPERRRRRKRSPRGGHSPPGASRSQSKRKNKSSSKRSRSPREKRSRSPQHLIARVKQEREDRARKGHEERQRNHSEPERRRERSGDSDGHRDHSSRRKPHHKQPGSRARERETHHLQEQEAQRELYNERRRDHRQQIEASGDEENRDAGRPDSKSADKEKPSFELSGALLEDTNTFRGVVIKYTEPPEARIPKKRWRLYPFKNDEVLPVMYIHRQSAYLLGRHRRIADIPIDHPSCSKQHAVFQYRLVEYTRPDGTKGRKVKPYIIDLGSGNGTFLNNQRIEPQRYYELKEKDVLKFGFSSREYVLLHESSDTSEAGQKEEEEEEEEEEST